From Xiphophorus hellerii strain 12219 chromosome 20, Xiphophorus_hellerii-4.1, whole genome shotgun sequence, the proteins below share one genomic window:
- the LOC116709933 gene encoding rab GDP dissociation inhibitor beta isoform X2, which produces MQDYDVIVLGTGIKECVLSGLMSLSGKKVLHIDKNSYHGGESASISPLEELYRRFKVPGPPKSIRRGKEWNVDLIPKFFLATGQLVKILVHTEVTRYLDFKVVEGSYVFKAGKVHKVPATEEDAQSSDLMGMFDKRRFKKLLHFVLNFDTRNPRTHQDVDPEKTTTRELFGRFDLGQDVIEVTGHAIALHSSESYLDQPCLETINRIRQYCESLSRHNSSPYLYPLYGLSELPQGYARLSAEYGGTFLLNKPVDEIVMDNGKVKAVKSDGKVFHCKQLICDPSYVPNRVRKMGRVIRVICLLNHPVKNTREASSCQIIIPQAELNRKSDVYICVVSYSHSLASDGMYIATVSTTVETNNPEKEVEPALELLEPIMQKFVSVTNVLVPNEDGRKSQIFVSRSYDATNHFDSECEDIKDMYRRITGAELCFERPRNLSHNSDND; this is translated from the exons ATGCAGGATTATGATGTGATAGTGCTTGGAACTGGAATTAAG GAATGTGTCCTATCTGGCCTAATGTCTCTGAGTGGGAAAAAGGTCCTTCACATCGACAAGAACTCTTACCATGGAGGAGAAAGTGCTTCCATTTCTCCCCTCGAGGAG CTGTACAGGCGGTTTAAGGTTCCAGGCCCTCCTAAATCGATCCGACGAGGGAAAGAGTGGAACGTGGATCTCATCCCCAAGTTTTTTCTTGCCACTG GCCAGCTGGTAAAGATATTGGTGCACACTGAGGTGACTCGCTATCTGGACTTTAAAGTTGTTGAAGGGAGTTATGTATTCAAAGCAGGCAAAGTGCACAAAGTCCCTGCCACAGAGGAGGATGCACAGAGCTCAG ATCTGATGGGCATGTTTGACAAGAGGAGGTTCAAGAAGCTGCTGCACTTTGTCCTGAACTTTGACACGAGAAACCCTCGCACTCACCAGGACGTGGATCCTGAAAAAACGACCACGCGAGAGCTGTTCGGCCGCTTTGACCTGGGACAGGACGTCATAGAGGTCACAGGTCACGCCATAGCCTTACACTCCAGCGAGAG CTACCTGGATCAGCCCTGTTTGGAGACCATCAACCGGATCAGGCAGTACTGCGAGTCTTTGTCCCGCCACAACAGCAGTCCGTACCTGTACCCGCTGTATGGCCTCAGCGAGCTACCGCAGGGATACGCCAG aCTGAGTGCAGAGTATGGAGGAACCTTCCTGCTGAACAAACCAGTGGATGAAATTGTCATGGACAACGGCAAAGTGAAAGCTGTCAAATCGGATGGGAAG GTTTTCCACTGTAAGCAGTTAATCTGTGATCCCAGCTACGTTCCTAACCGGGTCAGGAAAATGGGACGTGTCATAAGGGTTATCTGCTTATTAAATCATCCAGTTAAAAACACCCGTGAGGCCAGTTCCTGTCAGATCATCATCCCTCAGGCAGAGCTGAACAGAAAGTCAG ACGTTTACATATGCGTAGTGTCCTACAGTCACAGCTTGGCCTCGGACGGGATGTACATCGCCACGGTGAGCACGACTGTAGAGACCAACAATCCAGAGAAAGAAGTGGAGCCGGCCCTGGAGCTCCTGGAACCCATCATGCAGAA ATTTGTCTCCGTCACCAACGTGCTGGTTCCAAATGAGGACGGAAGAAAGAGTCAG ATATTTGTGTCCCGGTCTTATGATGCAACAAACCACTTTGACTCGGAGTGTGAGGACATCAAAGATATGTACCGGCGGATCACCGGAGCAGAGCTCTGCTTCGAAAGACCTCGCAATCTGTCCCACAACTCCGACAACGACTGA
- the ndufaf3 gene encoding NADH dehydrogenase [ubiquinone] 1 alpha subcomplex assembly factor 3 codes for MAARFLLQRSTQRLLFSSRSVPAFSSPFLCRAHSLGPSDDETYQRTTVSIMKRETNNGIMIHSYSPMGFNIDGNRVFGPCAVIPPAILQWSVGSSEDITEESISLFHMLEPPIEILVLGTGSRVERLSPSVLALLKRKRIALEVQDTPNACATFNFLNSERRLVAAGLIPPSYSRALEVKQDESGDSK; via the exons ATGGCCGCCAGGTTCCTCCTTCAGAGATCAACACAGAGACTTCTGTTCTCCTCCAGATCTGTACCCGCTTTCTCCAG CCCATTTCTCTGCCGAGCTCACAGTTTAGGGCCAAGTGACGATGAAACGTACCAGCGGACCACCGTGTCCATCATGAAGAGGGAGACCAACAACGGGATCATGATACACAGCTACAGTCCTATGGGATTCAACATCGATGGAAACCGGGTGTTTGGGCCCTGCGCTGTGATACCTCCTGCCATCCTTCAGTGGAGC GTTGGAAGTTCTGAAGACATCACAGAGGAAAGCATCTCTCTCTTCCACATGCTTGAACCACCTATAG AGATTCTTGTGCTGGGCACAGGGTCAAGGGTCGAACGACTTAGCCCCTCAGTCCTCGCACTCTTGAAGCGGAAACGCATCGCTTTGGAGGTGCAGGACACG CCGAATGCCTGTGCAACATTTAACTTTCTGAACAGCGAGCGGCGGCTGGTGGCCGCTGGTCTGATTCCTCCCTCTTACAGCAGAGCTCTAGAAGTGAAACAGGATGAAAGTGGGGACTCAAAGTGA
- the LOC116709933 gene encoding rab GDP dissociation inhibitor beta isoform X1, giving the protein MQDYDVIVLGTGIKECVLSGLMSLSGKKVLHIDKNSYHGGESASISPLEELYRRFKVPGPPKSIRRGKEWNVDLIPKFFLATGQLVKILVHTEVTRYLDFKVVEGSYVFKAGKVHKVPATEEDAQSSDLMGMFDKRRFKKLLHFVLNFDTRNPRTHQDVDPEKTTTRELFGRFDLGQDVIEVTGHAIALHSSESYLDQPCLETINRIRQYCESLSRHNSSPYLYPLYGLSELPQGYARLSAEYGGTFLLNKPVDEIVMDNGKVKAVKSDGKVFHCKQLICDPSYVPNRVRKMGRVIRVICLLNHPVKNTREASSCQIIIPQAELNRKSDVYICVVSYSHSLASDGMYIATVSTTVETNNPEKEVEPALELLEPIMQKFVSVTNVLVPNEDGRKSQVKRGATRGSHNFTYTNHQHECLIHFGLSVTYSILYLEQQTTEITYEKHKFLPHIGILCIIDFQNDPDLIVG; this is encoded by the exons ATGCAGGATTATGATGTGATAGTGCTTGGAACTGGAATTAAG GAATGTGTCCTATCTGGCCTAATGTCTCTGAGTGGGAAAAAGGTCCTTCACATCGACAAGAACTCTTACCATGGAGGAGAAAGTGCTTCCATTTCTCCCCTCGAGGAG CTGTACAGGCGGTTTAAGGTTCCAGGCCCTCCTAAATCGATCCGACGAGGGAAAGAGTGGAACGTGGATCTCATCCCCAAGTTTTTTCTTGCCACTG GCCAGCTGGTAAAGATATTGGTGCACACTGAGGTGACTCGCTATCTGGACTTTAAAGTTGTTGAAGGGAGTTATGTATTCAAAGCAGGCAAAGTGCACAAAGTCCCTGCCACAGAGGAGGATGCACAGAGCTCAG ATCTGATGGGCATGTTTGACAAGAGGAGGTTCAAGAAGCTGCTGCACTTTGTCCTGAACTTTGACACGAGAAACCCTCGCACTCACCAGGACGTGGATCCTGAAAAAACGACCACGCGAGAGCTGTTCGGCCGCTTTGACCTGGGACAGGACGTCATAGAGGTCACAGGTCACGCCATAGCCTTACACTCCAGCGAGAG CTACCTGGATCAGCCCTGTTTGGAGACCATCAACCGGATCAGGCAGTACTGCGAGTCTTTGTCCCGCCACAACAGCAGTCCGTACCTGTACCCGCTGTATGGCCTCAGCGAGCTACCGCAGGGATACGCCAG aCTGAGTGCAGAGTATGGAGGAACCTTCCTGCTGAACAAACCAGTGGATGAAATTGTCATGGACAACGGCAAAGTGAAAGCTGTCAAATCGGATGGGAAG GTTTTCCACTGTAAGCAGTTAATCTGTGATCCCAGCTACGTTCCTAACCGGGTCAGGAAAATGGGACGTGTCATAAGGGTTATCTGCTTATTAAATCATCCAGTTAAAAACACCCGTGAGGCCAGTTCCTGTCAGATCATCATCCCTCAGGCAGAGCTGAACAGAAAGTCAG ACGTTTACATATGCGTAGTGTCCTACAGTCACAGCTTGGCCTCGGACGGGATGTACATCGCCACGGTGAGCACGACTGTAGAGACCAACAATCCAGAGAAAGAAGTGGAGCCGGCCCTGGAGCTCCTGGAACCCATCATGCAGAA ATTTGTCTCCGTCACCAACGTGCTGGTTCCAAATGAGGACGGAAGAAAGAGTCAGGTAAAGAGAGGAGCCACCAGAGGCAGTCACAATTTTACATACACCAATCATCAGCATGAATGTCTAATTCATTTTGGGCTCTCAGTGACTTACAGTATATTATATCTTGAACAACAAACAACTGAAATAActtatgaaaaacacaaatttcttCCACACATTGGAATTCTTTGTATAATCGATTTCCAGAATGACCCTGACCTCATCGTAGGATGA